A region from the Melioribacter roseus P3M-2 genome encodes:
- the serA gene encoding phosphoglycerate dehydrogenase codes for MGKTYSLPKEKIKILLLEGVHPNAVEYFRNNEFSNIEYLKTSLEGDELIEKIRDAHIIGIRSRTHLTEDVLKYAKKLFAIGCYSIGTNQVDLDAARMRGIPVFNAPFSNTRSVAELVVAEIIFLMRGIAEKNILAHQGLWLKEAKNSYEVRGKTLGIVGYGHIGSQVSILAESLGMNVYYYDIVKKLSLGNSKPCDSLDELLKISDVVTLHVPETELTKNMIAQEQLSLMKKGSYLINSSRGTVVNLNDLAEFIESGHIAGAAIDVFPEEPVSNEEKFVSILQKFNNVILTPHIGGSTCEAQANIGLEVSEKLVQYCDVGSTIGATNFVQISLAPNINRQRYLHIHHNKPGVMNKISKVFTSRKLNIAAQYLQTDPYIGYVIIDIDSREMSGEIMKELKAIPETIKTRMLL; via the coding sequence ATGGGGAAGACCTACTCGCTTCCGAAAGAAAAAATCAAGATTTTGCTGCTCGAGGGCGTGCATCCCAACGCCGTCGAATATTTCAGAAACAACGAATTCAGCAATATCGAGTATCTCAAAACGTCTCTTGAAGGAGACGAATTAATCGAAAAAATCCGGGACGCCCACATTATCGGCATTCGTTCGCGCACGCACCTGACCGAAGACGTATTAAAATATGCAAAAAAATTGTTTGCCATCGGATGTTACAGCATTGGCACGAATCAGGTTGATCTCGATGCCGCGCGTATGAGAGGTATTCCTGTGTTCAATGCCCCTTTTTCGAATACGCGTTCAGTGGCGGAACTTGTAGTAGCGGAAATAATTTTTTTGATGAGAGGCATAGCCGAAAAGAATATTCTGGCGCACCAAGGCTTATGGCTTAAAGAAGCAAAAAATTCGTACGAAGTGCGCGGTAAAACTCTCGGAATTGTAGGCTACGGGCATATCGGTTCGCAGGTATCGATTCTCGCCGAAAGCCTCGGCATGAATGTCTACTATTACGACATAGTAAAAAAATTGAGTCTCGGAAATTCCAAACCGTGCGACAGTCTTGACGAACTTCTGAAAATATCGGACGTGGTTACTCTCCACGTGCCTGAAACGGAACTGACGAAAAATATGATCGCTCAGGAACAACTTAGTCTTATGAAAAAAGGCTCTTATTTGATAAACAGTTCGCGGGGAACGGTAGTCAATTTGAACGACCTGGCAGAATTTATTGAGTCGGGTCATATTGCCGGCGCCGCCATCGATGTTTTCCCCGAAGAACCCGTTTCCAACGAGGAAAAATTCGTTTCGATTTTACAGAAATTCAATAATGTGATATTGACTCCCCACATCGGAGGCAGCACGTGCGAAGCGCAGGCTAATATCGGATTGGAAGTTTCGGAAAAGCTGGTTCAATACTGCGACGTCGGCTCGACGATAGGAGCGACTAATTTTGTGCAAATATCATTGGCGCCCAATATAAATCGTCAGCGGTATCTCCATATCCATCACAATAAACCCGGCGTAATGAACAAGATATCAAAAGTTTTCACCTCGCGTAAATTGAATATTGCGGCTCAGTACCTTCAAACCGATCCTTACATAGGATACGTAATCATCGATATCGACAGCAGAGAGATGAGCGGAGAAATTATGAAAGAATTAAAGGCAATTCCTGAAACTATTAAAACAAGGATGTTGTTGTAA
- a CDS encoding purple acid phosphatase family protein: protein MKKITLIYFLLFVAFLKAQHIDAPDRIILNLTEQPSSSIAVTWHTNESHDNSFVELAEATKWIEFKDSAIKTPAQMNELNYKGNLSYTYSAVLNDLKPNTLYVYRVGYDSVTSEWNQFRTASDTDQPFRFVYFGDPQNGIREDLARVFRKALMTAPEASFWLFAGDLTDLPDESMWKEWFDATGFIHRIVPSIMAIGNHDLYFEMADGKKKKTDKYPLWQSLFTLPENGPEGLEESVYYVDYQGVRFIVLNTNYRLKDQAEWLENILSDNPNKWTVVTYHHPVYSTGEGRDNKDIRETFMPIFDKFNVDLVLQGHDHTYARTYKIYNGKISDDESKGTVYVTSVSGPKQYPANPMYKDLIAKLGTFTQLFQVIDIQGDRLIYNSYTVTGELYDHFELKK, encoded by the coding sequence ATGAAAAAAATAACATTAATCTATTTCCTGCTTTTCGTCGCTTTTCTGAAAGCGCAGCACATTGACGCCCCGGACAGAATTATTCTTAATCTGACCGAACAACCCTCGTCGAGTATCGCCGTAACCTGGCATACAAACGAAAGCCATGACAATAGTTTTGTAGAATTGGCAGAGGCGACAAAGTGGATCGAATTCAAAGACAGCGCTATTAAAACTCCGGCGCAAATGAACGAACTGAATTACAAAGGCAATTTGTCATATACGTATTCGGCGGTACTGAACGATTTGAAACCGAATACGCTTTATGTTTACAGGGTGGGCTACGACTCCGTAACGAGCGAATGGAATCAATTCAGAACCGCATCCGATACCGATCAACCTTTCCGATTCGTTTATTTCGGCGACCCTCAAAACGGAATCCGCGAAGATTTGGCAAGAGTATTCAGAAAAGCTTTAATGACCGCGCCCGAAGCTTCTTTCTGGCTTTTTGCGGGCGATCTAACAGACCTGCCAGACGAGTCGATGTGGAAAGAATGGTTCGACGCCACGGGATTCATTCACCGGATTGTACCATCGATTATGGCCATCGGAAATCACGACCTCTATTTTGAAATGGCAGACGGTAAAAAGAAAAAAACCGACAAATATCCGCTCTGGCAAAGTCTTTTTACGTTGCCCGAAAACGGTCCCGAAGGATTGGAAGAATCGGTTTATTATGTAGATTACCAGGGCGTAAGGTTTATTGTGCTCAACACAAATTACCGCCTGAAAGATCAGGCCGAATGGCTTGAAAATATATTATCCGACAATCCTAACAAATGGACAGTCGTAACGTATCATCACCCAGTCTATTCAACGGGCGAAGGAAGAGACAATAAGGATATAAGGGAAACATTCATGCCGATTTTCGACAAGTTTAATGTGGATCTCGTTTTGCAGGGTCACGATCATACTTATGCCAGGACATATAAAATATATAACGGCAAAATTTCGGACGACGAATCGAAAGGAACCGTATATGTAACGTCCGTATCAGGCCCAAAACAGTATCCTGCAAATCCGATGTACAAAGATTTAATCGCCAAACTCGGAACTTTCACGCAACTTTTTCAGGTAATCGACATACAAGGCGACAGATTGATTTATAATTCCTATACGGTTACGGGCGAGCTTTACGACCATTTCGAACTGAAGAAATAA
- a CDS encoding TlpA family protein disulfide reductase: protein MRKLILVVLLTLIPATFFAESKQKDTAKEVKIVAINKDGLNKVIKNRKGKVLFLNLWATWCIPCREEIPDIVKLAGEYEDVEFIGLSVDFPEDVDSKVIPFLKFNNVLYTNYINGFENDEELINFLDENWNGALPATLIYDSKGKKTSFLEGKKTYKEFKEEIERARKRK, encoded by the coding sequence ATGCGCAAATTAATCCTGGTTGTTTTACTGACATTAATACCAGCGACCTTCTTTGCCGAAAGCAAACAAAAAGATACGGCAAAAGAGGTCAAAATTGTTGCTATTAATAAAGACGGATTAAACAAGGTTATTAAAAACAGGAAAGGGAAGGTTCTCTTTCTGAATTTATGGGCTACTTGGTGCATACCGTGCCGCGAGGAAATACCCGACATCGTGAAATTAGCGGGGGAATACGAAGACGTTGAATTTATCGGATTGAGCGTCGATTTTCCGGAAGACGTCGACTCCAAGGTTATTCCCTTTCTGAAATTTAATAACGTGCTATATACGAATTACATTAACGGTTTCGAAAACGACGAGGAGTTGATAAATTTTCTCGACGAAAATTGGAACGGCGCATTGCCCGCTACGTTGATTTACGACTCCAAAGGAAAAAAGACTTCATTTCTAGAAGGCAAAAAAACTTATAAAGAATTCAAGGAAGAAATCGAAAGAGCAAGGAAAAGAAAATAA
- a CDS encoding thioredoxin family protein, with protein sequence MKSAYKSFVLLVMFFSAVITTSGQKAENFKLKDYNGKEYRLSDFKDSKAIVIMFIATQCPVSNAYNSRMIELYKDYKDKGVSFVGINSNKQESVEEIKEHAKENGFEFVILKDEKNVIADKFGASVTPEIYVLNGDFEILYHGRIDDSRKEDEVKTHDLRVALDEILAGKKVSNPKTKAFGCTIKRVN encoded by the coding sequence ATGAAAAGCGCATATAAATCATTTGTATTGCTTGTAATGTTTTTCTCGGCTGTAATTACTACTTCCGGTCAAAAAGCGGAAAATTTCAAATTGAAGGACTACAACGGTAAAGAATACCGGCTGAGCGATTTCAAAGACTCAAAAGCAATAGTAATTATGTTCATTGCCACGCAATGCCCCGTTTCGAACGCATACAATTCCAGAATGATAGAACTCTACAAGGACTACAAAGATAAAGGCGTTAGTTTCGTCGGCATCAATTCAAACAAACAGGAAAGCGTGGAAGAAATTAAAGAACACGCAAAAGAAAACGGGTTCGAATTCGTAATCCTCAAAGACGAAAAAAATGTGATCGCAGATAAATTCGGAGCTTCAGTAACCCCCGAAATCTACGTTCTGAACGGCGACTTCGAAATTTTGTACCACGGAAGAATAGACGACTCGCGAAAAGAAGACGAAGTTAAAACTCACGATTTGAGAGTAGCTCTCGACGAAATTTTAGCCGGCAAAAAAGTTTCAAATCCCAAAACAAAAGCGTTCGGATGTACAATAAAAAGAGTAAACTAA
- a CDS encoding YpdA family putative bacillithiol disulfide reductase encodes MNKTTYDVIIVGAGPIGMACGIEASKRKLKYLILEKGCLVNSIYNFPVNMTFFSTSERLEIGGVPFVSHGTKPTRREALEYYRRVKSAWNLKVNYFEKVEEVLRGKNLFEVISDKGKYRCRYLVLATGYYDHPNLMNIPGENLPKVFHYYKEPHPFNDQKVAIVGGGNSAVDVALETFRHGAEVTMIVKRNSLDKNVKYWVRPDIENRIKEGSVKAFFNAKLTEIKEKEIVIEQNGKRITLENDFVFAMTGYHPDFKFLEKTGVEFEGRKLKIPSVNSETQETNIPDLFLAGVVCGGMDTGKWFIENSIEHATRIFDAIEKRIRGRRK; translated from the coding sequence ATGAATAAGACGACTTACGACGTAATAATAGTGGGAGCCGGTCCGATCGGAATGGCATGCGGCATCGAAGCTTCCAAAAGAAAATTAAAATATCTGATACTCGAAAAAGGATGCCTGGTAAATTCAATTTATAATTTCCCCGTCAATATGACGTTCTTTTCGACGTCCGAAAGGCTGGAAATTGGAGGCGTGCCCTTTGTGTCCCACGGCACGAAACCGACTCGGAGGGAAGCCCTCGAATATTACAGACGCGTAAAATCCGCCTGGAATCTTAAAGTGAATTATTTCGAAAAAGTTGAAGAAGTCTTGCGCGGCAAAAATCTATTCGAAGTTATTTCGGATAAAGGAAAATATCGCTGCAGGTATCTGGTGTTGGCTACGGGATATTACGACCACCCCAATCTTATGAACATTCCGGGCGAGAATCTTCCTAAAGTATTTCATTACTATAAAGAGCCGCATCCGTTCAACGACCAGAAAGTGGCAATAGTAGGAGGAGGAAATTCCGCAGTCGACGTAGCTTTGGAGACATTCAGACACGGCGCCGAAGTAACTATGATCGTCAAAAGAAACTCGCTCGATAAAAATGTAAAATATTGGGTAAGACCCGATATCGAAAATCGAATTAAAGAAGGAAGCGTCAAAGCCTTCTTCAACGCAAAACTTACCGAGATAAAAGAAAAAGAAATTGTAATCGAACAAAACGGAAAAAGAATTACTCTGGAAAACGATTTTGTTTTTGCGATGACCGGCTATCATCCCGATTTCAAGTTCCTTGAAAAAACCGGCGTTGAATTCGAAGGAAGAAAATTGAAAATTCCATCAGTAAATTCTGAAACGCAGGAGACAAACATCCCTGACCTTTTCCTGGCTGGAGTCGTATGCGGAGGCATGGATACGGGAAAATGGTTTATCGAGAATTCGATTGAACACGCAACCAGAATATTCGACGCGATAGAAAAAAGAATACGCGGGAGAAGAAAATAA